The window GCACCACCTACATAAGCCTCTATCCATAAAGCAAAAGGGCGCATTTACGGATGACACATCTCGTGCGGCGTCAGCGGTGCCCGTCGGCCACTGTGCGGCGTCGAAGTCAGCTTACCCTCGATCTAGGGTTCTTGCTCATTCTTCCACATCCTATCCTAACCACAATGAGAGCCAAGTCTGAACCACCGTTATTGCCACGAAAAGCCTCTCGACGTCAGCCTCACTCATCATCAAATGTCTTTTCAAAGTCTCTGAAAGAGCCCATTCGAAGAGACCCCCcggaaaaaaggagaaaagggggTTTCTGGAAGTGATGGAATGGGATTTGGGATTGATAGCGGAATCGTCAAACCGACGGGGGGTCCAGCAAGCGATGACTTTCGAAAGACGATGCAATAAAACCTCGAAAAAAGAGCAAGTTTGGATCGATTCTTGCTCGTGGAGGGACAGCTCATGGCCGTGGTGGAAGAAAAAGTAGAGGCCTGACGTGACTTGGGGTCACATATGACATtcccatttatttaatttttgtgttaAGCTTTGACTAAAAGCTTCCCTTTCAGCCATCGTCCACCAAGTATTAATGATCACGAAGGACTGGTTTGAATGGTGAGACCTAACTAGCAAGCTCCATCATTTCGGATGCCGATGTATATGATCATCTGGTTTAGGCGGGTTAAGGATTCGAACTTTGCACCAAAACCTTGAGTATTGTTTCTAAACTTCTCTTAATATTTAATGGTCCGTATTTAGTCACTATCTTCCTTAATCTCGATTTTATCAATATGTCCAAATGCCAAGAAAAATCATTCGCAAGGTCTATTGCCgccttcaccttcttcttccccattttttGTTGCTGCCACCACGTTCACTCTTGTCAAGTGTAGTAAACATAACCATGTCTCATGTAATTTGATCCTTTTGCATTGCAAGAATACCTCAATGAGAAATCACTTCATCGACCTTGTCCGCCGAATCACTATTATTGGTGCTATATTGCTACTATAATCGTATGTTTAAATTCGTTGGCAGCAACATAAATGGTAGATATTGCATGTTAAATCGcaatttttcaacataattttCAACTTCTTGATTGGCATGCGTTGCTAAACCCACGCACATCACATCAATAAAACTATAGATGCTTCTCGCATCTTATCTTGTCATTTAGGAAAAACCTATCAGTGTTTAGATCTGAGTCGCAAGGCAAACGGAACATGAGGATGAACTTCCTCATCCCTAccatttttggcctttttgagGAAGAAATGGCTACAGGAACGCCCTAGTTTTTAGACCACGTATGGTCCATGTCCCAAGTGTGGAGATGTAGAAAGTGAGTGATTAGtcgatagaattaaattcattggctcttttctttttcttttttgtttcctcttACATCACATGATTTGATCGGAGTTTGGATTGAAACAAACTATTATACTAACGCCGTCTTAGCCACTATCTcgtttttgttccattttttttttatgttccatAATGCTAATAATTGTCGAAGTATCCCACGTTACTTAACAATAGATCTTATATGCTCTTTATACATATGCAATTTTTCTCCACCTTATAATTTAAGTTTTAGAAGTAAATTTTCTGATATAATAATCACGAAAAGTTATACATGTCAAATTCCAGCCAaagtatgacaaaaaaaaagaaaaaagagtctAGCCAAAGAAAATATACgataaaaagaacaaacaaaaaagtgttGGATGGAAAGGATGCCATTTGGAACCTGTGACTCCTGACGACCCGATTGACCCGAGCCCCATTGGCAAGACTCCATACATCATGTTGGCATCACCCTTACATCATAAGtccttctatttctttttttaattgacaaaaggggaaaaatggATCGAGTGATgataaaaatggcaaaatttGGGGCATGGCACGAGTGAAAATACATCAAGTTACTCGCAAGTAGTTAATCGAATccctattgtttttttttcttcgacATATGTAACAGGCATaaaaattgatccaaaaattgtTAAGAGTTCATATAATACTTGACCTTAATTAATACGAGTagattatgattgaattgagtCAAGTTATTCTCTAATGTCTTGGCACTCCAATGGAGCCAAGCTTATACACAGAAATCAATATCCAATCGAGCTTGAGTCAAATTTCAAATACCGAGTACGAAAATTTGGGTAGAGAACGGGATACGCGATCACCATACCTCGACacgagaaagagagattgagagGATCGATCTTTCTGACGGAGTCACGAGATTTTGGCACGTCCATGATATCGTGGTccgagaggaggagggggagaaggggggGTGATAAAGCGACACGTGGGTGACGGAAGCGCGGAGGGCGGCGAGAACGGAGGGTGTCGGGATCACAGGAGGAGGAGTCGGAGTGGGGACCACACGACAGGGGACAGCCAGCGACCCGCGAGGCTGTCCGGTCACTGCCAAAACTCTACTTTTTCTCTCCTTGCGGGAGGTTCCAAGATTCCACAGCAAGGCCCATTTGCTCCCGCTGAATTCCAAAGCGGCCGACTGATGAATTGATGGCACATCGCCCATTCCCATCTtatccaaatttggaaaaagaaaaattcgtttaaataaaaatgttattcgGACAGAATACATTGTGTGAACGTGATCAATACCATGCATGCTTATCCCTAAGCGAGCGTACTCGGTTCGGATGGACTCGATGGAAGAATTTGGATGCATTCGGATGTACATGCATGTCACATCTCGTCCGCCAACTAAGTCAGTATAAGTTTATTTCTATTGTGAAGTTGGCGTGCAGTGTTTTTGGAAAAGTTGCCAAGGAAGCATGGAAGAGTTAGAGCCAAACCCACGGAAGGCATTCTGCCAAGGTTTCTACGGATTAGAGTACTCTCGGCCGGCTTGGtcgattttgatttgtttttttttcaaattactaGGAGTTTACTAAATAAGATCAACAATCCAATAATTTCAATATCGAGTGTTCCTCTTTTCAATAGTACCCTAAACCTACCGAGAAATGCTTTTCTAGGCATCTTCGCTCACCAACCTGTGTCATCATCCATGTCACAAGGAAAGCTAACATACATAACAGAGTGGCACATTTTTATCCATCTCTCGATCGGGGTCGCAACTAGCTGTGACAGCAAGTTTCGAGCAAACCACTATAACGAGGAACGATATATTCTCTTCCACAAGCAGCCCATGTTCCCGTCCGAACTCTCTTTTCACACCCCGACACTTAGGAACGATGTCATTAGACGTAACGATAATGCCCATAGATTAACCAACACAGATCAAGCtagagggagagatggagatgAAGAGATAACAGTGACATCGAAGCAGACAAAATCGGTGGggcagaaaagagagaaaggcaCGAGGTGGGTAGGCGGGAAGACGGGTGAGATCCGAAACGTAATCGCAGGGGAGAGCGACGGTACTGCCTCGAggattaatttttctacttctcCCAACACCACCGCATTGATGAAGTTGAAGATCGGAGTGTCCTTTCACCAGCTGTGcgttccagaaaaaaaaaaaaaaggatcgcCCCCTCGTGGGAATCTTTACGTCTTTAATGCTGGATGGCCCCGCCATGAAGACAAGACCGTAtccaaaaggaaagagagagagagagagaagaagagggtaTAACGCGTTTGCAGAACGGTGGATAGGTTTCTTCAATGATTTTGCCGTACACCGGATCGTGTTCGGAGAAAAGGTCAAATCACATTAAATtcgtaatttttcttttcgaaaacaaaaaggCCAAGGAGAGCCAGTCGACGTTGGCTGTCCTTCTAACTATCGTCgtggaagaagaaaacccaaaaaagaaaaaaaaaaaaaaaaatgataaaagttaaaaatattaaaagaaattttaattcaaaaggaatttgagattttacaaacgtatttctatttcgaaatggaaattttgaataattaccaaatactttcaaatgttcaaaaattCTTCTAtgaaatagaataaaagaaattatttttaagaaaaaattgttccaaaaacatAATGATTATTAAACGTATCTTAAGTTACACTCTACATGTAGAGAGCTATATAGCATGTGATGAGTGCACGAACAGGGTagcatcttcctcctcctctttatATCTTTTAGGGTTAATGATTTAAGAAGGTTTGCCTACATGAATTCGTGCAAACAACTCAATGTGAATCGATTTCACATGGGACAAGCTCCATGCCAGTTAGTGGTGGTGGAGAAAGAATTGCTCAAACGGGGAAGTGGATGTGATAAATCGTGAATCTCTAGCTTTGACTTTTGTTTCGACTAACCCTAGGGTTCTCTGATGAATTGCGCTTTCACTTTCGATCTTTTCCTGCCCATCTTGCATTTGCAATGTCTGGTCCATTTTGCCATAAGAAACGAAATTGCATGCAATGATATGTAAGTCCAGTTCTCCGGTTCCTTCTCAAGCCTTTGTTTTCCAGCTTTTGGGTCACCATCGGTGTGTAATTTTGTGCTTGTAATTGCACGCTCAATGCAAAGACAAAGCTATATTGAATTTTGTATGAAGTCAGTTTAACTTAGGAACCGAATACAACGAATACCACTACCTAAAAAGAGCTAAATAGTGGACGTAGCCCTCCTTACAAAAGGTTGTGAAAAACCCTAAGTTGAATGCAAGACTATAACATTCGATCTTTCAGGCATCTTGTTCTAACTCACACAACGTTCAATCTTGATCCAAAGCCAAAATTCACTAAAATTAAGTAGCTACAAGATCCATAAATTAGGTTGAAAAATCAAAGTGAATCAAATGTTCAATATCAAGATGAGCAACATTATTGTTCTATTATAAAGGATAAGATATAAATACAACATATCAAGTTGACTTGTGAAGAAGCAAGTCAATTACAAAGGAGTTTTTGAAGTTTGAACATAAAGCTCTCTTTTTAGAAAGTCCAATGATATTAGAAAGCAAGAACTATATGGTTAATTTAACACTATGAGTCAGTTCTACCATCATGCTCTTCTGCAACCATTCTGTTGTGAATCTGAAAAATTCTGAAGTAGTTTTAAGATATGCATTAATGATGTCGGAAGACTAAAAAGTAATTCCTTTGAAAGGTCGAAAAATCGTGTTATGAAATAGCTTGTCGCGGATTTCTATACATGTCACAGAGACAGCCGTAGATAACCGATAGTGTTGAATCATCATGTAATTATTacataaaccaaaaaaaattgaagtcctCTGCATGTGAGCAGGAAACGCGTGGCGCAGAAATTGTGAAGCTTTggagaacttttttttttttttttcatttttaaaagagGAGTAGGTTGAGTTTGCCATGACTCTGTGACATTTACATCTACACCTATACACACAGAGACACAAAAACCAGCACAATAAATCGAAAAGGCAGCCTTTAGCCTAGGAGTGCGGGTAGAAACTCTCCCAGTCTTTTGGGACCACGCGGAGATCTGATGGAGTTTTGTGCAAaacattcaaaatgaaaacagCCAAGGAACCAGGAGGCTTTGGACTACCTAAGCCAGCTCCGTCGTCAAGGGGTATTCCATCCCCAATAATTCCCTAATGAGGTGCCCCGGTACGTGTTGGAAGTGAACATTTTTCTTCCTCACTACTGAGAATACCAACCATTTTCACACCAAAAAGAAGCTATGCTTTAGTAACTTCTCACTTCAAATCATTCCCACACGAGGGTCATTGAATGTGTTCTCCCAATCTTTTGGGATCACACGGACATTGATAGAGTTTTCAGGCCCTGAATgtgcaaaaattcaaaatggaaacacccaaaataaaaaataaatcaagaaaagcagGAGGACTACTCCAAAACTCCATCTCTCCACCTTCCCAAGAAATCTTTGTCGTATCCTCTGGGGAGGAGGACACGTGTCCATTTGAAATCCGTCAAATTCCAATTTTCCCCATTCCCTTTCGGAGGTGCCTAGTTTTTCAGAATGCCAAATTTGGGGAATGAGATGGGATGGAGATACAAATTGGGGAATGGAAATTCACGCATTATTGCATTTTCATCAACATAGAAGGAGGCAGGAATGGATTGGAATCGATGAGAATGGGTTCGCAAGtagggaaaaaataaagagcaaGTATGGATGGACCCCTCCAAGAATCTATGCATTTTTTATGGACAATATCAACGCCAACAATActccataaaaaatttcactgAACCTGTAAACAGACAATACTTGAAAATTATAATCAGAGCAATGGCAAGCTAATGGCATTATGGATTCCACCACCAAGTCTAATGAATTACAGGTATTCACATCCTGAAGAAAACCTCACCGCGTCCACATCACATCCTTCATTCTCAACGACTAAAAGCGATCATTTATAGTACAATCCTCAATAAACTAAAGAATTACTGATCTCGGATCACCAGTTTGAACAATAAACATGTCCTTGGAAACCCTCAACGATCTCGTAAGATGCTTAACCAAGGAGACTTCAAAGTTTACTTGAAGAGGTGAAACCCTCAACAATCTCGTAAGACAACAATCTCGTAAGACTTAATCAAAGAGATTTTAAAGCTTACTGTAAGAGGTGAGAGCTGGGCTCGCAAAGCACCGCCTCGGACACGCAGTTGCTCTTCGAGGGACGAACGTTACACCACCAAGTTCACATCCGAGACCTTCGATCCATCCATCACAAGGGCTAGATTGCGCTTGGGAGATTCTGGGCAACTCTGGGCGTGAAGcctaaaattttattctttgttGTGGGACTAGGAATTTAATTCACCAAGTTTTCGGTTCAACTCACTGTTGCTCCCCATTGTcgaagaaaattattaataGACACCCTGCAGATGCTAAAACTAATCTAGGACTATGAGTCCCAATGTAATAACCCAGAATTTATCACAAACCCGAAACAGGAAAATTCCTCGGGCCTTATTTGAAGCTCTAAGTAATTACATAGTTTTTCTTAACCATTACGCTAAAAGATGAATTGAATCAAACATTTCGAAAGCAATGACTCGCCAGATTTTAAAAATCTTCATCAAAtcaatttaaaaggaaaaggtaCAATCATATGTGCAACGGTATTCTAGAAAGCCAATCGCTCAACATAGGAAACCTCTGAACGAAACACGACTAAAGAAATGGACAACAACATCCCACTTATAATAgggaaaggaaaacaaacaaGATCTTAATAGTAATTTCGCAGAGCTTCAAAATTCTTGGCATCAAGCCGGCTTAACCAGGTCAAGTGTCCATTTAGAATTTGTTGTGCATCTAGAAGTTCCATAAACATAAACATTAAGAGATTATacaaaattacaataaagtTGAGCTAAACAACTAACAAAGCAGTACAAACTTTTGgagtagagaaagaaagatcactgACAAAATCACAAGCATCACAAACTTCAGGTATGATGAGATTCCCTGTAAGCAAATAAAATAACCCGCACCTGACAAAAACCAACATCTAAGACTCCTCTATTAATCTTCGTTTCTTGgactttttaatttggccatTGCCCAAGGAAATTTCTTCCCTCCTACCACAGCATGCTCCTGCATCTTCATTtcattctccctctctctttttgtaCCACTCCTGTGGTATGATGGAATAATTTCAGCTTATAGATACTTTAATAACAACAATTAATTCAAGGAAAACCCAGTTGTGAAAGATACCTATCTATGAGGGATATTTCTTCAGAATCCTTATCCAACCAATGAATGCTTCCTGTGTTAGATGGTTTTAGGGAACCACAAATGTGCAGTACTTCCTTGTCCAAACTGCAAAGAAATAATCCTCAGGCTCTCAAAATACATCTACGATCACATCATACAATAAGCAATGACCCTTATGCTCCCAATATATACATCACAACATCCATTAAGCAATGACCCTAATGCTCTAAAAACTGttcttttgcccaaaaaaaaaaaaaaaattatgaaccaCAACAGCAAACAAGACACCAACATTGTGCCTGTTCAATAATAATATAAACCACCTAAAGAGCTGATCGCAGTAATAGTGTTCAAAAGTAAATTACACAGTCCAAACGTCTCTTCCTTTAAGCTTGTAATAGCTTCGTATATGGGTTGACACCCCACTGATGCTCCTCAAtgaaattcatttatttattaaaaagaaataataaacaTTTATCAATAGGTCAACAAACTGTACAGAGCCAGACAACAGCTAAATAGGGAATTAAATCACATATATGTGGAAAAGGTTATTGGAAGTGCCATTCAACTAAATAATTCCCATGTTGATGTGAAATGTGACAAGTCAAGCTACGTCAAAATAGAGGTCGAAATCAAAGGCAGTTTTACCATCATGAAAAAAACACGGTAGAAAGTTAAAAAGTATCAAACATGAACTCCAATGAGCACAACAGGTGTTGATCTGATCAAACTTGTCACAGATAAGAGATAGCGATTGTAATGGCAGTTTCATAGGTATGAAGCAATGGGTCGGGTAAAGATAAAAAAGCCTCAAACTTTGTTACTGATCTCACATTTAAAAAttgtgctttaaaaaaaaaaaaaaaatggttcacCATCCTGTATCTGGTCAATGAGAACTTTTTATAGCCAAATGGAAATAAGACTAGAACCTCCTTTCAACATCTTTATTCAGTTTACGTTAACTATCTAATCGTTTCCCATATGCTATCCCTCTACAATAAACCTCATCTAATGGTGCTTCCCTCTCAGAAAACCATTTCCAAGCTGCTGCTCATTAGTCACAGACCCATTTTACCATTCTAATATGCTGATGACCACCACATTCAAGGCCATAGTCATGTGCAGTATCATGTAGCTAAGAGTAGTTTTATGTTACCATACAAGAACTGATCAGCAGGAGAATCTTATAAAGTATTGTCAAATGCAAATTTCCAGAATCACTGTCACCAATTAGACCAAGTCAAAATTTTCCCAAGAAACAAGTATCATGAAATGCGGatttctttcaaaggaaaagcATAATAGGAATCCTTTCAAAACGCAAGACTTCTCTAGTTTTGATGCTATATTACAACAATCAACAAGATAATAGCACCTTTAGGTTTGTGATTATTAATTGACAGGATCTCTTAATGTTAAAATGCATGATACCCAACATTGAGAGCGTATTGGTGCAAAAGAGGAATTGATGTATCAAAAAAGTCTCCCAAGTTCCTCCCATCCCTTTTCACCAATGAGTTCCTTCAAAATCTCCTCATTTATATCTATTTTTCGACTCTGGCCACAACATTGTATTTCGCACTGGCTAAAATACCGTTGatttttctaaggaaaaagaaacatcatGATAGGCCTTTAGCTATTTTGAAGAAGACCacaggaaaattcaaatacTATGTACATGGCAACAAAATGCCCCTCGAGCAGCACTTCtagtttgaaattaaaaaaagaataaaaaagacaGCATTCAAAGTTCAGTAGTTGTAACAAACTAAAAGCTTCATGCAAAAGACATAAGGAACTATTGTTTATTATCAGCAAACAATGATGTACGACAGCCATTTGGAAAGAAATGTCACCTCTTTACTAAAAAGCGTATCATGGTTCCAACCTTTATAACGTGTCGCCTGTGCACTTTGCTGCAATATACTTCCTTACCATTCTTCTGCAAGATATTAGTTGGTACAGCCATTATGCTCATCAAAACTGAATGCAAATCCTTGAGAAggcaaaatcacaaattttcaccaagaaagaacaaaatgaaaagttgCGGGCAATTTTCTTCAGTTTAATCTGCTCATTGAATATCTTGCATGCCAGATGTAAAGGTGACAATTACTATTGTGTGGCCTAGTGCAGTTCAACTTAAGCATATCAAGCCAGTACAGCTTGTTCCTTTCTTGTCACCTAAGATGTCTCAATGATTAGCAAGGAAAGGTGATTAAAACGAAGAAAaacaatatatttttatcaagggaaaagccaccaaaaaccccaaattacgCCCAGTGTAACGcatttaccctaatttttttttttttgttacataaaaaatcccaaacaatGATTAATATGAAACATTTACCCTACACtttttcttgtgacataaataaccctaaacttgttcctatgtgacacatttactctcCCCATCAAAGTttcatcaaatgattttttagtCAAACTATGtcgtttttatttcacttaagctACATAAACGCCATGTCAAACATCAATTGCTTTTTGGCATCAATGTAGCTAGATTTTTAATGGTGCTCATTGACGAAACCTTAAtggagggtaaatgtgtcacacaggtacaaatttgggattttggtctcaaggaaaaaaatttagagtaaatgtgtcgCAATAGacataatttagagtttttggtggcCTTCTCCCTTTTTATCGTCTTCCAGGACAAGATACTGCTAATCATGTACAATGTTCTGTGACTAAGTTGACCTGGAAAAATTATAACCAACCAAATCTTCCGCAAGGTAAACTGAATCATACCAAAAAGAACATGTACTCGATTGCACTGCCATCTTAAGGCCATCCAATACCACAAAAGATCAAACTAAAACGTTACAATCTACAAATGGTTGGAAGGACTTGGCAACTAAGGCAATGAATGCTTAGACTGATGTTTTATAGCCAGTGGAGGCTGACTGGCACTCAAAGTACCAGTTTGGTGGCTAAATGTCCTTGTAACAATCACCTCCGCATGATTCAGTCTGTTACAAAGGGAGTTGCCAAAAGAACATTAAGTGGAGCCAGTCATCAGTGCAAGTTAGCTTGAAACCATGAATGGTAGAGACAATCAAAATGGGTTATGCTCATAAAGGCCATTACATAAAAGGGTCTCTCAACCAAATAACCATATTatacaaagagaaaaaatgaacagaaaacaTGCTGAggagaaaatcaaataaaccTGTTCACCGTACGAGAAAGATCACATAGCTGAAGCATAACAAGAAAAGGAACCAAGAGTATCTTACAgttctataatcaaattcttcacGAATGTCTTCATCAATTATTACGGCAGATGCAAATCCAAGGACAATGACATGAATGGATTCTGGTGTAAGTTTCACAACCCTGgcctctaaaaataaaat of the Eucalyptus grandis isolate ANBG69807.140 chromosome 10, ASM1654582v1, whole genome shotgun sequence genome contains:
- the LOC104443986 gene encoding uncharacterized protein LOC104443986: MEGLKVSDANLVVCVHPSKGHRVSEAVLRELSSHLFQFSEIFDGVLLAYDVNIVEKNAKILPGIHPYFGVRLKAKLLLFSPEPNMLLEARVVKLTPESIHVIVLGFASAVIIDEDIREEFDYRTKNGKEVYCSKVHRRHVIKVGTMIRFLVKSLDKEVLHICGSLKPSNTGSIHWLDKDSEEISLIDRSGTKRERENEMKMQEHAVVGGKKFPWAMAKLKSPRNED